GTCGTCGACGACCTCGTCGAACGCGACGACGACACGATCGTAATCACGTCGTTATCTGTCGTCGAACTCGCCTCCGCACTTCGTCGAAAACGAAATCGTGGCTCCCTATCTCCCGACGACGTGGATGGGCTCCTGACGATATTCTTCGAGGAAGCGCTGGAAACGTTCGTGGTCGTTCCACTCGACGAAACCCGATACGAAACAGCACTCGACATCGTTCTTGAAGACGACTTACGAACGCTGGACAGTCTGCAATTGGCCGCTGCACTTGACATCGGCGCGGATCTCGAGTTGACCTTCGTCAGCGCCGATCGTGACCTCAACGAAGTCGCCACACTCCGTGGGCTGGAAACGCTCGACCCAGCAGCCCAGGACAGTCCCACCACTGATTCTGACGATCGCTAAGGTGACCGCTCTTCGACCGGTCGGGTTCACTCCGCCGTCGCGTCCTGGCGTTCTTCCTGCAGCCGTTCTTCGGCTTTGTCGCGGTCTTCGGGATAACCCACGTCGATACGCCAGCCGTCCATGCGAATCGCGTCGATGGTGCGCCCGGATTCGATGAGTAAGTCAATCGCGTCACTCAGTTCGTATTCGCCACGGTCGGAGGGCTGGACGAGATGGCAGGCATGGAAGATCGCGGGCGTGAAGGTGTAGAAGCCGGTCATCACGAGGTTCGAGGGCGGGTCCTCGGGTTTCTCGATCACGTTAACGATCTCGCCGTAGCCATTGGTGTCACAGACGCCATAGCGGGAGGCCTCCTCGTATGGGACTTCCTCGACCAGGAAGGCCGCGTCGGTGCGGTTCTCTCGTTGTCTGTTGATCACGTCCTCGAGGTTGGCCTGGAAGATGTTGTCCCCGAGCATGAGCATGAAGTCATCGTCGATGTGTTCCTCGGCGGTGAGGAGGGCATGCGCGAGGCCGTTCTGTTCACGCTGGTGGGCGTAGGTGATTGGCGTGTCGCGGTACTCGTCGCCGAAGTGACTGATGATGTCCTCCTTCTGGTAGCCGACTATTACTATTAATTCGGAGGCATCGAGTTCGACGAGGCGGTCGAAGACGTGAGCGACGAGTGGTTGGCCGTCGACTTCGACCATGGCCTTGGGTTTGTCGTCGGTGAGGGGGCGAAGGCGGGTGCCCTTGCCGGCGGCGAGGACGACTGCTTGCATTGGGTGTGTCTTACCTGGTGGGGAGCAAATAGGTTTTCGTTGGTGAGGTAGGTGAATAGACCGCGGAAACTTAGGGCTCAATTCCCCGAAAGCCCCCTTTCATTCCCATCCCGTAGATTTTGGGGCATCGTAGCCGCACCAAATTCGATTCGCTCGCTACTGAGAAATGTACGGAAGATCGACTGGAAGATTTCTGTCTACGGTTTCGCGGAACTCTCGTGAAACCACTAGCAGGACCACGAAGTAAACACCAGCCCCTATAGGGACCAGAATCAACACCGTCGCGAAGTTATCTCCAAGGAGGCGGAACGTATTCTCCACCCAGAGGCCACTATACACGAAGCCAGCCATGACGAATGCGGCAAACCACTGTTTGCCAATTTCCCAGTAAGGAACCTGGAAATCGATGATTGCATCGACGTGGTAATACCCGAGAACCAAACTGATTCCGACGGACGTCGCAGTCGCGACTGCGGCACCGACCCACCCGTACAGATAGATGAGTACCACGTTGAGGATCAAATTGGCGACCACGAAGACGGCATTGACTCGAAAGGCGAGGTCGGGGCGATCGATACCATTGAGGGTATTGAGAAATTGCGTCTGGTATCCTTGGATGAGGTTGGCGACGATTAGGATGGCCAAGACTGTGGCACCCTGTGGGAATTCCGGACCGTAAAGACGGAGGATTCGCTCACCGAGGATTGCGCCGCCCAACAGACCGGGAGCAAGGAACAATCCACCAAAGGTGAGAGCCTGTTCAAGAATACGTGATACCGCCTGGGTATCCTGTTTGGCAGAAAGCTCACTGATTTCGGGAAACAGGGTCGCTCTCAGCGAATTACTGAACAGAATGAGAAATTGACCAATATTCCACGCGACTGCATAGATTCCAATCAGCGTCTGGGAAACGAAGAATCCCAACACGATGACATCGGTATAATTGAACATCCGGCCCCGAAGCGATCCCAGCCAGGAGTACTTCGCGAAGTCGAACAAGCTTCTGAAGTGGTCCGTGGAGGGTCTGGATATCCCACCGAGATTGCTGACGACCAAATAGCTACCAATCAGGAGGACGAGAAAATAGCCTGCGACGTGACCCGCCAAGAGTCCCACCGTACTGAGACCCGAAAATATCAGGAACACCTGGAAGAGGCTCCGTCCACTTATTCGAACTGTTGACAAAATACCACGAATGTGGACCATATGCAACCCCGTTAGAATCGACATTATCACTGCGTTCAGCAACACCACGAGCAGTATCAAAACGACGTACCCCGTAGCCGGATATCCGATATAAGAATCAACGTGCGGGCGGAACACGAGGAGAAGACTCGATAGTACAACGAACAGTATCGCGATTACCGAGATCGCTGCTATTGAAAATTCTTCCTTGGCCGTCCCCTCGGAGACGCGTTTTGTAAGCGCACCCGACACACCAATTTTCCCTACGATCGCAAGCCAGGAAACGAGGCCAATTACCAAGTGATAAATACCGAGTGGGTCAGGTCCCACGACCCTCGCAATATACAATGTGGCCACGAAACCAATAATAGAGGCGAGAAAGCGGGAGAGGAAGAAAATGACCGACGTTTGCCCGAGGCGCATGCTATGTACAGAGTGGGATTGGTATTAACCAAGGTCTTTATGGATTGGCCATGACCGTGTCGAGCGAGCCGAACGGTCTGGCTCAAGTCTCAGAAATGAAAGACGGCGTCCCAAGTGATTTTTCTAAAATCGTCAGAGAGAATCTACAGAACCGCGGACCAGCATCGTTTTAGTGCTCTATAGCCCAGACGGAAAATGATGGCCGGTACGTTTCAAGAATGGTTCGCAGAACATCGCGAGCAAATTCGCAAAGAACCAAGCAGTGGGTTGAAACACGCTGCATTTACAACGTACCTCGGACTCTGGTATACCCTCACGTCACGGTGGCCTCTTGGAACTCAAGTATTCGAAGAAGACTGGGATCTCTTGATCGTACTCGACGCCTGCCGAGTAGACGTCCTCGAATCAGTCGCCGACGAGTACGACTTTCTTGAAAATATCGAACGCCGTGTGTCCATCGGGAGTCATTCGAGGGAATGGCTCGCGAAGACCTTCACGCGAGACTGGGCCAACGAAATCAACTCGACGGCGATGATTACGGGCAACCCTCACGTTGAGGCGGTCTTCCACGACAGAAACTACCCGCCGAAGGAAACTGTTCCGTTTGCATTCCCCCGGTGGAATGTGGTCCACGGCGAGGAGTTCGAAACAATCGAAAACCTTTCGCAGTACGATCATGGCGAAGGATACGGCGTCCCACCACGCCCCATTACAGATCGGACAATTACAACTAGCCGAGAGGGATCTGCGGAAAGGATCATTGCTCATTACATGCAACCCCACATTCCCTATATCGCCAAGGCCCTCGAAGCCGACCGCGAGCCGACTTCGAATGAGGCAAGGGGATGGAAAAATCTCAAGACGTCCGACATATCCCGCGCAGATCACTGGTCACTGTATCGTGACAACCTTCGCCTCGTTCTCGATGACATCGGTCTATTGCTGAAGAATATCGACGCGGAGCGAGTCCTTCTCACAGCCGACCATGGAAATGCATTCGGTGAGTGGGGTGCGTACGGACATCCAGAAGGATTCCCACACCCGTCCGTCAAGTACGTGCCCTGGATCGAACTCGACGCGACGGATACCGGGATGTACGATCCAGCGTACACTTTTTCCGAGTCGGGAAAGTCCTCAGTCGAACAAAATTTGCAGGATTTGGGATATTTGTAAATTAATTGCATCTGGGAATTTAATCAGCTTAAAAAAGCAAGTAGACAAGGAATAAACTGTGGTAAATTGAGTAGTATCCAAGTGATAAGAGTCACCGACAAGATTTAATGAAGAGAATGAGTTCATATAGCTTAAGATGAACATAGGGAGATTAGCGTATAATGTATATTCAAAGATTTTTGGACATGACCAGGTACTAAATACCTTCATCAATGCATATTCAGATAACTACAAAAGTATTTCTCGGAAAGCAAATATTGATAGAGGAAATGAAGTATTTGGCAATGTCCAAATGGACGAATTCGTCAAAATAAACAATTCTGGAACCCACATCAACGGAGACGTTAACATCGGGAGATACACCCACTTAAACGGCGAGAACTCATTGGTCGGGGAGATCAACATTGGGCAGTTTAACGCAATCGCAAAGCGGGTCCGGATGAGGACTTATAACCATCCAATGAGGTATGCCTCGGTTCATGGAAAAACGTACGATATTATTGGTGTGACACA
This region of Halodesulfurarchaeum sp. HSR-GB genomic DNA includes:
- a CDS encoding flippase, with translation MRLGQTSVIFFLSRFLASIIGFVATLYIARVVGPDPLGIYHLVIGLVSWLAIVGKIGVSGALTKRVSEGTAKEEFSIAAISVIAILFVVLSSLLLVFRPHVDSYIGYPATGYVVLILLVVLLNAVIMSILTGLHMVHIRGILSTVRISGRSLFQVFLIFSGLSTVGLLAGHVAGYFLVLLIGSYLVVSNLGGISRPSTDHFRSLFDFAKYSWLGSLRGRMFNYTDVIVLGFFVSQTLIGIYAVAWNIGQFLILFSNSLRATLFPEISELSAKQDTQAVSRILEQALTFGGLFLAPGLLGGAILGERILRLYGPEFPQGATVLAILIVANLIQGYQTQFLNTLNGIDRPDLAFRVNAVFVVANLILNVVLIYLYGWVGAAVATATSVGISLVLGYYHVDAIIDFQVPYWEIGKQWFAAFVMAGFVYSGLWVENTFRLLGDNFATVLILVPIGAGVYFVVLLVVSREFRETVDRNLPVDLPYISQ
- a CDS encoding type II toxin-antitoxin system VapC family toxin; this encodes MAHYFFDTSALAKRYAQEPGTDVVDDLVERDDDTIVITSLSVVELASALRRKRNRGSLSPDDVDGLLTIFFEEALETFVVVPLDETRYETALDIVLEDDLRTLDSLQLAAALDIGADLELTFVSADRDLNEVATLRGLETLDPAAQDSPTTDSDDR
- the aglF gene encoding UTP--glucose-1-phosphate uridylyltransferase AglF; protein product: MQAVVLAAGKGTRLRPLTDDKPKAMVEVDGQPLVAHVFDRLVELDASELIVIVGYQKEDIISHFGDEYRDTPITYAHQREQNGLAHALLTAEEHIDDDFMLMLGDNIFQANLEDVINRQRENRTDAAFLVEEVPYEEASRYGVCDTNGYGEIVNVIEKPEDPPSNLVMTGFYTFTPAIFHACHLVQPSDRGEYELSDAIDLLIESGRTIDAIRMDGWRIDVGYPEDRDKAEERLQEERQDATAE
- a CDS encoding CatB-related O-acetyltransferase, with product MNIGRLAYNVYSKIFGHDQVLNTFINAYSDNYKSISRKANIDRGNEVFGNVQMDEFVKINNSGTHINGDVNIGRYTHLNGENSLVGEINIGQFNAIAKRVRMRTYNHPMRYASVHGKTYDIIGVTHEPEQKGPIEIGNDVWIGSDVKILSGVTIGDGAVIGADSVVVGDVEPYSVVAGVPAEHKYFRFSEKIRNVLLDIKWWDWPIQKMRDNSDFFEKDLTKYESRGEILQLIN